A region from the Salvelinus sp. IW2-2015 linkage group LG21, ASM291031v2, whole genome shotgun sequence genome encodes:
- the LOC111982389 gene encoding E3 ubiquitin-protein ligase pellino homolog 1 isoform X2, producing MFSPDQENISTTPASTKVPVKYGELIVLGYNGSLPNGDRGRRKSRFALCRRPKASGVKPSTVHVACTPQAAKAISNKDQHSISYTLSRAQTVVVEYTHDSNTDMFQIGRSTESPIDFVVTDTVPGSQQSHGGEGQTQTQSIQSTISRFACRIICQRSPPYTAHIYAAGFDSSKNIFLGEKAAKWRTQEGQMDGLTTNGVLVMHPRHGFTQDSKPGVWREISVCGNVFTLRETRSAQQRGKMVESESQELVDGSLIDLCGATLLWRTAEGLSRTPTVKHLEALRQELNAGRPQCPVGFNTLAFPSLRRKEILDEKQPWAYLRCGHVHGYHXWGGQGREPXDEVVEVGRERECPMCRTRGPYVPLWLGCEAGFYLDAAPPTHAFSPCGHVCSEKTAAFWSQIPLPHGTHTFHAACPFCVQQLAGESGYLRLIFQGPLD from the exons GTACAATGGCTCCCTACCCAACGGAGACAGGGGGAGGCGGAAAAGCCGCTTTGCACTGTGCCGGAGACCCAAGGCCAGCGGGGTGAAACCCAGCACAGTGCACGTGGCGTGCACACCTCAGGCAGCCAAG GCCATCAGCAACAAGGACCAGCACAGTATCTCCTACACTCTGTCCCGGGCCCAGACGGTGGTGGTGGAGTATACTCATGACAGCAATACAGACATGTTCCAG ATTGGGCGTTCCACAGAGAGCCCCATAGACTTTGTGGTGACGGACACGGTGCCTGGCAGCCAGCAGAGCCACGGGGGGGAGggccagacccagacccagtctATCCAGAGCACCATCTCGCGCTTCGCCTGCCGCATCATCTGCCAGCGGAGCCCGCCGTACACCGCTCACATCTACGCCGCCGGCTTCGACTCCTCCAAGAACATCTTCCTGGGG GAGAAGGCAGCCAAGTGGAGGACACAGGAAGGACAGATGGACGGGCTGACCACTAATGGCGTGCTGGTGATGCACCCTCGCCACGGCTTCACGCAGGACTCCAAGCCGGGCGTGTGGAGAGAGATCTCTGTCTGTGGCAACGTCTTCACCCTCAGAGAGACCCGCTCTGCCCAGCAACGGGGCAAGATG GTGGAGAGCGAGAGCCAGGAACTGGTGGATGGCTCGCTGATCGACCTGTGCGGCGCCACCCTCCTGTGGCGCACGGCCGAGGGCCTCTCGCGCACCCCCACCGTGAAGCACCTGGAGGCCCTGAGGCAGGAGCTGAATGCCGGGCGGCCCCAGTGCCCCGTGGGTTTCAACACCCTGGCCTTCCCCAGCCTCCGCCGCAAGGAGATCCTGGATGAGAAACAGCCCTGGGCCTACCTCCGATGCGGCCATGTGCACGGCTACCAYRSCTGGGGAGGCCAAGGACGGGAGCCYGAKGatgaggtggtggaggtgggccGKGAGAGGGAGTGCCCCATGTGCCGAACCAGGGGGCCATATGTACCGTTATGGCTGGGGTGTGAGGCAGGGTTTTACTTGGACGCGGCACCGCCCACACACGCCTTTAGTCCGTGCGGTCATGTGTGCTCGGAGAAGACGGCGGCGTTCTGGAGCCAGATCCCGCTGCCACACGGCACGCACACTTTCCACGCCGCGTGTCCGTTCTGCGTGCAGCAGCTGGCCGGCGAGAGCGGCTACCTCAGACTCATCTTCCAAGGGCCCCTGGACTAG
- the LOC111982389 gene encoding E3 ubiquitin-protein ligase pellino homolog 1 isoform X1: MNTEGSLLKHETDWNTSLGSHCQDVLIKMVHLYGVCSCPHRYNGSLPNGDRGRRKSRFALCRRPKASGVKPSTVHVACTPQAAKAISNKDQHSISYTLSRAQTVVVEYTHDSNTDMFQIGRSTESPIDFVVTDTVPGSQQSHGGEGQTQTQSIQSTISRFACRIICQRSPPYTAHIYAAGFDSSKNIFLGEKAAKWRTQEGQMDGLTTNGVLVMHPRHGFTQDSKPGVWREISVCGNVFTLRETRSAQQRGKMVESESQELVDGSLIDLCGATLLWRTAEGLSRTPTVKHLEALRQELNAGRPQCPVGFNTLAFPSLRRKEILDEKQPWAYLRCGHVHGYHXWGGQGREPXDEVVEVGRERECPMCRTRGPYVPLWLGCEAGFYLDAAPPTHAFSPCGHVCSEKTAAFWSQIPLPHGTHTFHAACPFCVQQLAGESGYLRLIFQGPLD, translated from the exons ATGAATACCGAGGGGAGTTTGCTAAAGCACGAAACAGACTGGAACACCAGTCTAGGATCCCACTGCCAGGATGTCTTGATTAAAATGGTTCATTTGTATGGGGTGTGTTCTTGTCCACACAGGTACAATGGCTCCCTACCCAACGGAGACAGGGGGAGGCGGAAAAGCCGCTTTGCACTGTGCCGGAGACCCAAGGCCAGCGGGGTGAAACCCAGCACAGTGCACGTGGCGTGCACACCTCAGGCAGCCAAG GCCATCAGCAACAAGGACCAGCACAGTATCTCCTACACTCTGTCCCGGGCCCAGACGGTGGTGGTGGAGTATACTCATGACAGCAATACAGACATGTTCCAG ATTGGGCGTTCCACAGAGAGCCCCATAGACTTTGTGGTGACGGACACGGTGCCTGGCAGCCAGCAGAGCCACGGGGGGGAGggccagacccagacccagtctATCCAGAGCACCATCTCGCGCTTCGCCTGCCGCATCATCTGCCAGCGGAGCCCGCCGTACACCGCTCACATCTACGCCGCCGGCTTCGACTCCTCCAAGAACATCTTCCTGGGG GAGAAGGCAGCCAAGTGGAGGACACAGGAAGGACAGATGGACGGGCTGACCACTAATGGCGTGCTGGTGATGCACCCTCGCCACGGCTTCACGCAGGACTCCAAGCCGGGCGTGTGGAGAGAGATCTCTGTCTGTGGCAACGTCTTCACCCTCAGAGAGACCCGCTCTGCCCAGCAACGGGGCAAGATG GTGGAGAGCGAGAGCCAGGAACTGGTGGATGGCTCGCTGATCGACCTGTGCGGCGCCACCCTCCTGTGGCGCACGGCCGAGGGCCTCTCGCGCACCCCCACCGTGAAGCACCTGGAGGCCCTGAGGCAGGAGCTGAATGCCGGGCGGCCCCAGTGCCCCGTGGGTTTCAACACCCTGGCCTTCCCCAGCCTCCGCCGCAAGGAGATCCTGGATGAGAAACAGCCCTGGGCCTACCTCCGATGCGGCCATGTGCACGGCTACCAYRSCTGGGGAGGCCAAGGACGGGAGCCYGAKGatgaggtggtggaggtgggccGKGAGAGGGAGTGCCCCATGTGCCGAACCAGGGGGCCATATGTACCGTTATGGCTGGGGTGTGAGGCAGGGTTTTACTTGGACGCGGCACCGCCCACACACGCCTTTAGTCCGTGCGGTCATGTGTGCTCGGAGAAGACGGCGGCGTTCTGGAGCCAGATCCCGCTGCCACACGGCACGCACACTTTCCACGCCGCGTGTCCGTTCTGCGTGCAGCAGCTGGCCGGCGAGAGCGGCTACCTCAGACTCATCTTCCAAGGGCCCCTGGACTAG